The Exiguobacterium aurantiacum DSM 6208 genome includes a window with the following:
- a CDS encoding alpha/beta hydrolase → MKKKMKWIGLGLLGLILVAVIGVLVWTQLTYGPTEEALGYAAEATEVDNRLEFGDPESEVGIILYPGAKVDKEAYAYYGSRLAEEGIFVAIPSLRLNLGILDIDAAETIIDAHPNVERWIVAGHSLGGSAASGFALENEERVDGVIFLASYPISSMAESELRVLSISGEFDGLATPADIEASRDNIPRDATFHQIEGGNHANFGMYGPQDGDNDSPLSAKQQLDETIEHILDWL, encoded by the coding sequence ATGAAGAAAAAAATGAAATGGATTGGCCTTGGTCTACTTGGACTCATTTTAGTCGCCGTCATCGGGGTTCTTGTGTGGACGCAACTGACGTACGGACCGACTGAGGAAGCGCTTGGTTACGCGGCTGAGGCGACGGAAGTGGACAATCGACTCGAATTCGGTGACCCGGAAAGTGAAGTCGGAATCATCCTGTATCCGGGTGCGAAAGTCGACAAAGAGGCGTACGCTTACTACGGATCCCGATTGGCGGAAGAAGGAATTTTTGTGGCGATTCCGTCACTTCGCTTAAATTTAGGAATTTTAGACATCGATGCGGCAGAGACAATCATCGATGCCCATCCAAACGTCGAACGTTGGATCGTCGCCGGACACTCGCTCGGCGGGTCGGCCGCCTCCGGCTTCGCGCTCGAGAACGAAGAACGCGTCGATGGGGTCATCTTCCTCGCATCGTATCCGATCAGCTCGATGGCGGAGAGCGAGCTGCGTGTGTTGTCCATCTCAGGTGAATTCGATGGGTTGGCGACGCCGGCTGATATCGAGGCGAGCCGTGACAACATCCCGAGGGATGCCACGTTCCATCAAATCGAAGGTGGCAACCATGCCAACTTTGGCATGTATGGGCCGCAAGATGGGGATAATGACAGTCCGCTCAGTGCGAAACAACAGCTCGACGAAACGATTGAACACATATTGGATTGGTTATGA
- a CDS encoding purine/pyrimidine permease gives MTKSSVTTTIQWFIFILATNIVPPLSIAALFELSPADTMTFISRSLFVFALFSIIQTLLGHRLPILEGPAGIWWGVFTLYASIGPALYGSGQETLQALGFMLFLSGVLGVLMTVTGILRRMLSLFTPQVLGVYMILLVLQLSGAVIKGGFGVSENGINTIQAVATAGLVLFALTLERSRFKQYGLVMTLLVGFGLFNLLGLGNPIVRSESFFLVPELFPFGAWVWDWNLLPTAFVITLLLMTNVLANIKLIERIVSSRTKQQVEGNVPASGVVSGFSQIVAGLFGTPGPVAISGTAGFLSSTESVHRAPHLVAHALMMVLALIGPFVSLIASIPAAVGYAIVTPLIATMIIIGINEAAFELNQKTASLTVGLPLVIGAGAMLLPPGAMNDLPPLLATVFSNGLVLGTVVALTTAILSRIKD, from the coding sequence ATGACCAAGAGTTCTGTAACCACGACGATTCAGTGGTTCATTTTTATTTTAGCTACAAATATTGTACCACCGCTTTCGATTGCCGCCTTATTTGAACTGTCGCCAGCCGACACGATGACGTTCATTTCACGCTCATTGTTCGTCTTCGCACTGTTCAGCATCATCCAGACGCTCCTCGGCCACCGCTTACCGATTTTAGAAGGACCAGCCGGCATTTGGTGGGGCGTGTTCACGCTCTACGCCTCCATCGGTCCCGCGCTCTACGGCAGCGGGCAAGAGACGCTCCAGGCGCTAGGGTTCATGTTGTTCTTGAGCGGTGTGCTCGGTGTGCTCATGACCGTTACCGGGATTTTACGTCGTATGCTGTCGCTCTTTACGCCACAAGTGCTCGGCGTCTATATGATTCTCCTCGTCCTGCAGTTGTCAGGTGCCGTCATCAAAGGCGGATTCGGCGTGAGCGAGAACGGCATCAATACGATTCAGGCTGTCGCGACGGCCGGTCTCGTCTTGTTCGCCCTCACGCTCGAACGGAGCCGCTTCAAACAGTACGGTCTTGTCATGACGTTGCTCGTCGGATTCGGGTTGTTCAATCTGCTCGGGCTCGGCAATCCGATCGTCCGGTCGGAGTCGTTCTTCCTCGTCCCTGAGTTGTTCCCGTTCGGTGCTTGGGTATGGGATTGGAACTTGCTCCCGACTGCATTCGTCATCACACTTTTGCTCATGACGAACGTGCTTGCCAATATCAAGTTGATTGAGCGCATCGTCAGTTCGCGGACGAAACAACAAGTCGAAGGCAACGTCCCGGCATCGGGTGTCGTCAGCGGTTTCAGTCAAATCGTCGCCGGTTTGTTCGGGACACCGGGACCCGTCGCTATTTCTGGGACAGCCGGCTTCTTATCGTCGACAGAAAGTGTCCATCGTGCCCCTCATCTCGTCGCCCATGCCTTGATGATGGTGCTCGCCTTGATCGGACCGTTCGTGTCACTCATCGCCAGCATCCCGGCCGCGGTCGGATACGCCATCGTCACTCCACTCATCGCGACGATGATTATCATTGGGATCAATGAAGCGGCGTTTGAATTGAACCAGAAGACGGCGTCGCTCACCGTCGGCCTGCCGCTCGTCATCGGCGCCGGCGCCATGCTCTTACCGCCTGGTGCGATGAACGACTTACCGCCGCTCTTGGCGACCGTCTTCTCGAACGGACTCGTCCTCGGGACCGTCGTTGCTTTGACGACAGCCATCCTCAGTCGGATTAAAGACTAA
- a CDS encoding RDD family protein, whose protein sequence is MRPLTKKRTQAVLIDSVIAGLVSYGVEQLVRKKVKSEFVHAVITPTLVSYALEACQMRRGGQTIGYKLMGLELKNDDGTPVTAEQAFKRALHRDTLSIAAYFKDRSHFEAEAGAVLPHDAAFHMRVIEKN, encoded by the coding sequence ATGAGACCGTTGACGAAAAAACGGACGCAAGCCGTCTTGATCGACAGCGTCATCGCCGGACTCGTCAGTTATGGCGTCGAACAACTCGTCCGAAAGAAAGTGAAGAGTGAGTTCGTTCATGCCGTCATCACCCCGACGCTCGTGTCTTACGCCCTCGAGGCGTGTCAAATGAGACGGGGCGGCCAAACGATCGGCTATAAGCTCATGGGTCTCGAACTAAAGAACGATGACGGGACCCCGGTCACGGCCGAACAAGCGTTCAAACGTGCGCTTCACCGCGATACGCTCTCGATTGCTGCTTACTTCAAAGACCGTTCTCACTTCGAAGCGGAAGCAGGTGCCGTCTTACCGCATGATGCGGCGTTCCATATGCGTGTAATCGAAAAAAACTGA
- a CDS encoding NAD(P)H-binding protein, which produces MGKTALVVGATGLIGRELVEQLLEEERYDAVWIVVRRTKRWSHPKLHEVVGFENMDEAPPHIDDVYCALGTTIAVAGSQEAFKHVDLELPLEVARVARRHGATRYAVVSAQGASLRSPFFYNRVKGELENGLKVFGFEHVVIARPSLLLGERDSFRLGEKTAEVLSRPFQTLLLEKMPDAAPIQALHVARALIIASEEGQGTEVLTSGMMQRISR; this is translated from the coding sequence ATGGGAAAAACAGCACTCGTGGTCGGCGCGACCGGTCTGATCGGGCGTGAACTCGTCGAACAGTTACTAGAGGAAGAACGGTACGACGCGGTGTGGATTGTCGTCCGCCGCACGAAACGGTGGAGTCATCCGAAGTTGCATGAGGTCGTCGGCTTCGAGAACATGGATGAGGCGCCCCCGCACATCGATGACGTGTACTGCGCTCTTGGAACGACGATTGCCGTTGCAGGGTCACAAGAGGCGTTCAAGCACGTCGATCTCGAGTTGCCACTCGAAGTCGCACGCGTCGCGAGACGACACGGTGCCACACGCTACGCCGTCGTCTCGGCACAAGGGGCATCACTACGATCGCCGTTCTTCTACAATCGGGTCAAAGGGGAACTCGAGAACGGACTGAAAGTATTCGGTTTCGAACACGTTGTTATCGCCCGCCCGTCGCTTCTTCTCGGAGAGCGGGACTCGTTCCGGCTCGGGGAGAAGACGGCGGAAGTATTGAGCCGTCCGTTCCAAACGCTGTTGCTCGAAAAAATGCCAGATGCGGCTCCAATCCAAGCGCTCCATGTGGCGCGCGCGTTGATTATCGCTTCAGAAGAAGGCCAAGGCACAGAAGTGTTGACGTCCGGGATGATGCAGAGGATCAGCCGATGA
- a CDS encoding nucleobase:cation symporter-2 family protein codes for MNTFKTASLGFQHLLAMYTGAAIVPLIVGGAIGLGPTELAYLVAIDLFMCGVATLLQVWTTRFTGVGLPVVLGCTFTAVGPMIAIGSSNGITAIYGALIASGIIVILISGFVGKLARFFPPVVLGSVVTIIGLSLIPVAINDIGGGTPGEPGFASMQNLALGGLTIALIIVLNRVGRVFTRAAAVLFAVLIGTAVAAFLGLVDFSPVREAGWFQMVQPFYFGMPTFDVSAIIVMTLVAIISMIESTGVFFALSDITKKPIGSNELTKGYRAEGVATILGGIFNSFPYTTFSQNVGLVQLSGVKSRRVIFWTSGLLILLGFLPKVATFTTLIPKPVLGGAMLVMFGTVAASGIRILSQVDFSKNENLITIALSIGIGLGITANPAIVANMPESIQLFTDSAIVAGSFTALFLNGFFRLVDRFRPVAIVAEERQVS; via the coding sequence ATGAATACGTTCAAAACCGCCAGCCTCGGCTTCCAACATTTACTTGCCATGTACACAGGGGCGGCCATCGTCCCACTCATCGTCGGCGGCGCCATCGGACTCGGTCCGACCGAGCTCGCGTACCTTGTCGCCATCGATTTGTTCATGTGTGGGGTGGCGACACTCTTACAAGTGTGGACGACACGCTTCACCGGTGTCGGCCTCCCGGTCGTGCTCGGCTGCACGTTCACCGCTGTCGGTCCGATGATCGCCATCGGCAGTTCGAACGGGATCACGGCCATTTACGGCGCACTGATCGCCAGCGGAATCATCGTCATTTTAATTTCCGGTTTCGTCGGGAAACTAGCGCGGTTCTTCCCGCCCGTCGTCTTAGGTTCGGTCGTGACGATCATCGGGTTGTCGCTCATCCCGGTCGCCATCAACGATATCGGAGGCGGGACACCGGGTGAACCTGGCTTCGCTTCGATGCAAAACTTGGCGCTCGGCGGGCTCACGATCGCACTCATCATCGTCTTGAACCGGGTTGGAAGGGTGTTCACCCGAGCTGCGGCCGTTCTATTCGCCGTCTTGATCGGGACTGCTGTCGCGGCATTTCTTGGACTCGTTGACTTCAGTCCTGTCCGTGAGGCCGGGTGGTTCCAAATGGTGCAGCCGTTCTACTTTGGGATGCCGACGTTTGACGTCTCGGCCATCATCGTCATGACGCTTGTCGCCATCATCTCGATGATTGAATCGACGGGGGTATTTTTCGCGCTTAGCGATATCACGAAAAAACCGATCGGGTCGAACGAATTGACGAAAGGGTACCGGGCTGAAGGGGTCGCGACGATTCTCGGCGGAATCTTCAACAGCTTCCCGTACACGACGTTCAGTCAAAACGTCGGGCTCGTTCAACTATCCGGCGTGAAATCGCGCCGTGTCATCTTCTGGACGAGCGGACTGCTAATCTTACTCGGTTTCTTGCCGAAAGTCGCGACGTTCACGACGCTCATTCCGAAACCAGTGCTCGGCGGGGCGATGCTCGTCATGTTCGGTACGGTCGCCGCGTCAGGCATCCGCATCCTCAGCCAAGTCGATTTCTCGAAAAACGAAAACTTGATCACGATTGCGCTGTCGATCGGCATCGGGCTCGGCATCACCGCTAATCCCGCCATTGTGGCCAATATGCCGGAATCGATTCAATTGTTCACTGACAGCGCCATCGTCGCCGGTTCGTTCACCGCCCTGTTCTTGAACGGTTTCTTCCGTCTTGTGGATCGGTTCCGTCCGGTCGCGATCGTTGCCGAGGAACGGCAAGTCAGCTAG
- a CDS encoding xanthine phosphoribosyltransferase produces MKQLEDKIRDEGQVLSEHVLKVDAFLNHQVDPVLMQAIGREFADRFRDAGIDRIVTLESSGIAPAMMTALELGIPFVFARKRKSLTLQDDLVEADVYSFTKQETNRISLSRRFVNPGDRVLVIDDFLANGEAALGLTQLVESAGAKVIGVGIVIEKSFQPGREKLIAQGYRVESLARIEKLEAGAISFVEAVR; encoded by the coding sequence ATGAAGCAGTTAGAAGACAAGATCAGAGATGAAGGACAAGTGTTGTCCGAACACGTATTGAAAGTCGATGCGTTCTTGAACCATCAAGTCGATCCCGTGTTGATGCAGGCGATCGGACGAGAGTTCGCGGACCGGTTCCGTGACGCCGGGATCGATCGGATCGTCACGCTTGAGTCGAGCGGAATCGCCCCGGCGATGATGACGGCACTCGAACTTGGAATCCCGTTCGTGTTCGCCCGCAAACGTAAATCGCTCACGCTGCAAGACGACCTCGTCGAAGCAGACGTCTATTCGTTCACGAAACAAGAGACGAACCGAATCAGCTTGAGCCGTCGTTTCGTCAATCCGGGAGACCGCGTACTCGTCATCGACGACTTCCTCGCGAACGGGGAAGCCGCGCTCGGTTTGACGCAACTCGTCGAATCAGCTGGGGCGAAGGTCATTGGTGTCGGGATCGTCATCGAGAAGTCGTTCCAACCGGGGCGGGAGAAGTTGATTGCGCAAGGCTACCGCGTCGAGTCGCTCGCTCGCATCGAAAAGCTTGAAGCGGGTGCCATCTCGTTCGTGGAGGCCGTGCGATGA
- a CDS encoding NAD(P)-dependent oxidoreductase, with product MKLFVLGATGRTGHQFVDQAIEHGHDVTAFVREQKKLIPTPQLEIIEGDVTDSAALTEALTGHDAVVSCLGTDLSDPDFLASVTDALVPAMKANGVSRIVYLASAGIDKEIPGIAGTVVTFMLRKPLRDHRAAVDLWRNSSFDYTIVRPMQLTDGPRTSVYRTSVDSIPDNGKQISRADVAQFMLDAIEEQHSIRQSVGLAY from the coding sequence ATGAAGCTATTCGTTCTTGGTGCCACCGGACGGACCGGTCATCAGTTTGTCGATCAAGCCATCGAGCACGGCCATGACGTGACGGCCTTCGTCCGTGAACAGAAAAAATTGATCCCGACACCACAACTTGAAATTATCGAAGGTGACGTGACAGACAGTGCCGCCTTGACCGAGGCCCTCACCGGCCATGACGCTGTGGTCAGCTGTCTCGGGACCGATTTGAGCGATCCCGATTTCTTGGCAAGCGTGACCGACGCGCTCGTCCCCGCCATGAAAGCAAACGGCGTGTCGCGCATCGTCTACCTCGCGTCTGCCGGGATCGACAAAGAGATTCCGGGCATCGCCGGTACGGTCGTGACGTTCATGCTACGGAAGCCGCTCCGTGACCACCGGGCCGCGGTCGATTTGTGGCGGAACTCGTCGTTCGACTACACGATCGTGCGGCCGATGCAACTGACGGACGGTCCCCGGACGTCGGTGTATCGCACGTCCGTCGACAGCATTCCAGACAACGGGAAACAAATCTCGCGGGCCGACGTCGCCCAGTTCATGCTGGACGCCATTGAAGAACAGCACTCCATCCGCCAATCGGTCGGACTGGCGTACTAA
- a CDS encoding ABC-F family ATP-binding cassette domain-containing protein, producing MSILTVQNLSHGFGDRAILNDVSFRLLKGEHIGLIGANGEGKSTFMNIITRKLQPDEGKIEWAKNVRVGYLDQHAVLERGMTIRDVLKSAFQYLIDMETRIGELYMEMGDATPEQMEDMLAEVGELQETLDSNDFYIIDAKVEEVARGLGILDVGLDRDVADLSGGQRTKVLLAKLLLEKPDILLLDEPTNYLDEIHIEWLKRYLQNYDNAFILISHDIPFLNSVINLVYHMENQDLSRYVGDYDKFMEVYEMKRSQLESAYKRQQAEITDLKDFVARNKARVSTRNMAMSRQKKLDKMDVIELSAERPKPEFRFLQARTSGRLIFDAKGLVIGYDEPLSRPLDLQMERGQKIALVGANGIGKTTLLKSLLGMINPLEGTVERGEFLEIGYFEQEAAVSNNTCIEEIWSEFPSLNQQQVRAMLAKCGLMTKHIESKIAVLSGGEKAKVRLCKLQNNESNLLLLDEPTNHLDVDAKEELKRALKEYKGSILLISHEPEFYQDIVTDVWNCESWTTKVF from the coding sequence ATGAGTATATTAACGGTACAAAACTTGAGCCACGGTTTCGGTGACCGAGCTATTTTGAACGACGTATCATTCCGTTTACTAAAAGGTGAACACATCGGCCTCATCGGAGCGAACGGTGAAGGAAAATCAACGTTCATGAACATCATCACGCGCAAACTGCAACCGGACGAAGGGAAAATCGAATGGGCGAAAAACGTCCGTGTCGGCTATCTCGACCAGCACGCGGTCCTCGAGCGCGGCATGACCATCCGGGACGTCTTGAAGAGCGCGTTCCAATACTTGATCGACATGGAGACACGCATCGGCGAACTTTACATGGAGATGGGCGACGCGACACCGGAACAGATGGAAGACATGCTCGCAGAAGTCGGTGAGCTCCAAGAGACGCTCGACTCGAACGACTTTTATATCATCGACGCGAAAGTTGAAGAAGTCGCCCGCGGACTCGGTATTTTAGACGTCGGACTCGACCGTGACGTCGCCGACCTTTCAGGTGGGCAACGGACGAAAGTGTTGCTCGCGAAGTTGCTCCTCGAGAAACCGGACATCCTTCTCCTCGATGAGCCGACGAACTATTTGGACGAGATTCACATCGAGTGGTTGAAGCGGTATCTCCAAAACTACGACAACGCGTTCATCTTGATCTCCCACGATATCCCGTTCTTGAACAGCGTCATCAACTTGGTCTACCACATGGAGAACCAAGACTTGTCGCGCTATGTCGGCGACTATGACAAGTTCATGGAAGTGTACGAGATGAAACGCTCGCAGCTCGAGTCGGCCTATAAACGCCAACAAGCGGAAATCACCGACTTGAAAGACTTCGTCGCCCGTAACAAGGCACGTGTGTCGACCCGCAACATGGCGATGTCACGCCAGAAGAAACTCGATAAGATGGACGTCATCGAACTGAGTGCGGAACGTCCGAAACCGGAATTCCGCTTCTTACAGGCACGCACGTCAGGCCGCCTCATTTTCGATGCCAAAGGCCTCGTCATCGGATACGATGAGCCGCTCTCACGTCCGCTCGATCTTCAAATGGAGCGTGGTCAGAAAATCGCCCTCGTCGGTGCGAACGGCATCGGGAAGACGACGCTGTTGAAGAGTCTGCTCGGCATGATCAATCCGCTCGAAGGAACGGTCGAACGCGGCGAGTTCTTAGAGATCGGCTACTTCGAACAAGAAGCGGCCGTCAGCAACAACACGTGTATCGAAGAAATCTGGAGTGAGTTCCCGTCGCTCAACCAGCAACAAGTCCGTGCCATGCTCGCGAAGTGCGGTCTCATGACGAAGCATATCGAGAGTAAAATCGCGGTGCTCAGCGGTGGCGAGAAGGCGAAAGTCCGCCTCTGTAAGCTTCAAAACAATGAATCGAACTTGCTTCTCCTCGATGAGCCGACGAACCACTTGGACGTCGACGCGAAAGAAGAGTTGAAGCGCGCGTTGAAAGAATATAAAGGCAGTATCCTACTCATCAGTCACGAGCCGGAGTTCTATCAAGACATCGTCACAGACGTCTGGAACTGCGAATCATGGACGACGAAAGTATTCTAA
- a CDS encoding DUF418 domain-containing protein gives MTGPIQLNERIVLYDIIRGFALCGIFLVNIPSMLGSDWMFGRPDYFGSDLVVRTLFDMFVQTKFYTIFSLLFGIGFSIFLERSYARGESASRYVRRIVILFLFGLAHLAIWSGDILHTYAMWGLLLPLFYRLSNRAILTWAWSLLLGSFFLLYVSSALMEWQNGGSFNPGLPFPTVFNDGFSVWFDYRLNVEIFAAISNSLLVGIEILSIFLFGLYIGRERKLLTWTVQGLTRTAILCAVLALPFFGVILWHHYGGGGAYYWVNLIAVLVSGKLLATTYVCLFTIAVRKGRAFRPLQALGRMALTNYLTHTLVVVLPVIALGYYGRLSLTEGLFLSIAILIAQAFFSMWWLKSHRYGPFEKLWRIGTYGLQRKS, from the coding sequence ATGACAGGCCCGATCCAACTAAACGAACGCATCGTGCTGTACGATATCATTCGAGGTTTTGCCCTCTGCGGCATCTTCCTCGTCAATATCCCGAGCATGCTCGGGAGTGACTGGATGTTTGGTCGCCCCGACTATTTCGGGAGTGACTTAGTCGTCCGGACGCTGTTCGACATGTTCGTCCAGACGAAGTTTTATACGATTTTCTCGCTGTTGTTCGGCATCGGCTTCTCGATTTTCCTCGAGCGTTCCTACGCCCGGGGCGAGTCGGCGAGCCGTTACGTGCGCCGCATCGTCATTCTATTTTTATTCGGACTCGCTCACCTGGCCATCTGGTCGGGTGACATCTTACATACGTATGCGATGTGGGGCTTACTGCTCCCGCTGTTTTACCGTTTGAGCAACCGGGCCATCCTGACGTGGGCGTGGAGCTTATTGCTCGGGAGTTTCTTTTTGCTTTACGTCTCATCTGCGCTCATGGAATGGCAGAACGGCGGATCGTTCAATCCTGGTCTTCCGTTCCCGACCGTCTTTAATGACGGGTTTAGTGTTTGGTTCGATTATCGTCTGAACGTCGAGATCTTTGCTGCCATCTCAAACTCCCTTCTCGTCGGGATTGAAATTTTAAGCATCTTCTTGTTCGGACTCTATATCGGACGAGAGCGAAAGCTGCTTACGTGGACCGTTCAAGGACTGACACGGACGGCTATCCTCTGCGCCGTACTCGCATTGCCGTTCTTCGGTGTCATCTTGTGGCACCATTACGGTGGTGGCGGCGCCTATTATTGGGTGAACTTGATTGCCGTCCTCGTCTCTGGGAAGTTGCTTGCGACGACGTACGTCTGTCTATTCACGATCGCCGTTCGCAAGGGACGTGCGTTTCGTCCGCTCCAAGCGCTCGGCCGCATGGCGCTGACGAACTATTTGACGCACACGCTCGTCGTCGTCCTGCCGGTCATCGCCCTCGGCTACTACGGTCGCCTGTCGTTGACGGAAGGTTTGTTCTTGAGCATCGCGATTTTGATTGCCCAAGCGTTCTTCTCGATGTGGTGGCTGAAGTCACACCGTTACGGACCGTTCGAGAAGTTGTGGCGCATCGGGACGTATGGGTTGCAACGAAAATCTTAA
- a CDS encoding manganese-dependent inorganic pyrophosphatase gives MSTVLVFGHKNPDTDTICSALAYAELKKKLGMDAEAVRLGEVSNETQYALDHFRVKAPRLVERVSDEANAVILVDHNEFQQSAVDIADVRILEVIDHHRISNFQTADPLYYRAEPVGCTATILLKLYKEHGIEIAPDMAGLMLSAIVSDSLLFKSPTCTDEDVKAAKELAEISGTDVETYGLEMLKAGADLSQKTVPELITLDSKEFAMGDYRVEIAQVNTVDANDVLNRKADVEAAMAVKLLDKELDLFVLAITNILTNDSEALVVGEKTDLFEKAFNVELQDGLATLQGVVSRKKQIVPVLTETATN, from the coding sequence ATGAGTACAGTACTTGTCTTCGGACACAAAAACCCGGACACGGACACGATTTGTTCGGCGCTCGCTTACGCGGAGCTGAAGAAGAAATTAGGGATGGACGCAGAGGCGGTCCGTCTCGGTGAAGTGAGCAACGAGACACAATATGCACTCGATCATTTCCGCGTCAAAGCGCCACGTCTTGTCGAACGCGTCTCAGACGAAGCGAACGCGGTCATCTTGGTCGACCATAACGAGTTCCAACAGAGCGCGGTCGATATCGCAGACGTCCGTATCCTTGAAGTCATCGATCACCACCGCATCAGCAACTTCCAAACGGCAGACCCGCTCTACTACCGGGCCGAGCCGGTCGGTTGCACGGCGACGATCTTGCTCAAACTCTATAAAGAGCACGGCATCGAGATCGCACCGGACATGGCCGGATTGATGCTTTCGGCGATCGTCTCAGACTCGCTCCTCTTCAAGTCGCCAACATGCACGGATGAAGATGTGAAAGCGGCGAAAGAGCTTGCTGAAATCTCAGGAACGGACGTTGAGACGTACGGTCTCGAGATGTTAAAAGCCGGTGCCGACCTTAGCCAGAAGACGGTACCTGAACTGATCACACTCGACTCAAAAGAGTTCGCGATGGGCGACTACCGTGTTGAAATCGCACAAGTGAACACGGTCGATGCGAACGATGTGTTGAACCGTAAAGCCGACGTCGAAGCGGCGATGGCTGTGAAGTTGTTGGACAAAGAGCTCGACTTGTTCGTCCTCGCCATCACGAACATCTTGACGAACGACTCGGAGGCGCTCGTCGTCGGTGAGAAGACAGACTTGTTCGAGAAAGCGTTCAACGTTGAACTTCAAGACGGTTTGGCGACGCTTCAAGGTGTCGTCTCACGCAAAAAACAAATCGTCCCTGTGTTGACAGAGACGGCGACAAACTGA
- a CDS encoding HesB/YadR/YfhF family protein, with protein MKINVTEEALQFFKDEMEVKSGQTVRLFAKYGGSTDLTHGFSVGVITEDIDNAAVETEADGIRFVVAEQDEWLFQGQDVNVEIRGDEVVFVQA; from the coding sequence ATGAAAATCAACGTGACAGAAGAAGCATTACAATTCTTTAAAGACGAGATGGAAGTGAAGTCAGGCCAGACGGTGCGTTTGTTCGCGAAGTATGGGGGTTCGACCGATTTAACGCACGGTTTCTCGGTCGGCGTCATCACGGAAGACATCGACAACGCGGCCGTTGAGACCGAGGCGGACGGGATTCGCTTCGTCGTGGCCGAACAAGACGAGTGGTTATTCCAAGGGCAAGACGTCAACGTCGAGATTCGCGGCGACGAAGTCGTGTTCGTGCAGGCGTAA
- a CDS encoding LacI family DNA-binding transcriptional regulator produces the protein MANIRDIAKHADVSVTTVSRVINAHPYVSDEKRERVQRAMKELGYLRNQQALTLSTGRTQRFVVVLPYMDHPYYGLFVNGLAKAALGKDYRLVMWQTEYRLDQERQALDLLKHREVDGAIVLSHTMTFEEMETYRAYGPISVATVGAPKTISSVHVDHYTAFQAGLRVITEAGYKDVGIVLSRPNSPSSIARQRAYFDEVSSARERWVFSGYLTSEDGKNLVSAFLSEQERPCALFFSSDYVALGFLGEAARRGLGVPHDVAVLGFDGHPIGQAFGLSTMHSPNEDIGRALFDAAFQEMTGGSVVQKSLTVTYMSGTTL, from the coding sequence TTGGCGAACATTCGAGATATCGCGAAACATGCAGACGTGTCCGTGACGACGGTATCGCGCGTCATCAATGCGCATCCGTACGTGTCAGATGAGAAACGGGAGCGGGTGCAGCGCGCGATGAAAGAGCTCGGCTATTTACGGAATCAGCAAGCGTTGACGCTCTCGACCGGTCGGACACAGCGGTTCGTCGTCGTCTTACCGTACATGGACCATCCGTACTATGGCCTGTTCGTCAACGGGTTGGCGAAAGCCGCGCTCGGGAAAGACTACCGGCTCGTCATGTGGCAGACCGAATATCGACTCGATCAAGAACGCCAAGCGCTCGACTTGTTGAAGCATCGGGAAGTTGACGGTGCGATCGTGTTGTCGCATACGATGACGTTCGAGGAGATGGAGACGTATCGAGCCTATGGTCCGATCTCCGTCGCGACGGTCGGGGCGCCGAAGACGATCTCGTCTGTGCACGTCGATCATTACACCGCTTTTCAAGCCGGTCTCCGTGTCATAACAGAGGCAGGCTATAAAGACGTCGGCATCGTCTTATCGAGGCCGAACAGTCCAAGCTCCATCGCGCGTCAGCGGGCATACTTCGATGAAGTCTCGTCCGCGCGTGAGCGATGGGTCTTTAGCGGATACTTGACGAGCGAGGACGGAAAGAACTTGGTCTCGGCTTTCCTCTCTGAACAGGAGCGCCCTTGTGCGCTCTTTTTCTCGTCTGACTATGTCGCGCTCGGTTTTTTAGGGGAAGCGGCCCGGCGCGGCCTCGGGGTGCCGCATGACGTCGCCGTGCTCGGATTTGACGGTCATCCGATCGGGCAGGCGTTCGGTTTATCGACGATGCATTCACCGAACGAAGACATCGGGCGCGCACTATTTGATGCCGCGTTTCAAGAGATGACGGGTGGGTCGGTCGTCCAGAAAAGCTTGACGGTCACATACATGTCGGGAACGACGCTCTAG